In Sphingopyxis sp. 113P3, one DNA window encodes the following:
- a CDS encoding TIGR03364 family FAD-dependent oxidoreductase, producing MFAHPPPDLAIVGAGIVGLAHALAAAKKGKRVLVVDRDAQANGASIRNFGFVTVTGQQRGRVWALARRSAAIWRDIAPRAGISIEQQGLLMVAQRAEAAIVIDAFAATEMGEGCERLTAAQARRHCPELSGEITAALLSSADLRVESRSAIPLLAKWLHDAWDVRFIRGVAASRIEPGAIILSNGERIVAPRIIACPGDDWSSLFPASFAEAGITRCQLQMLRLAPPGWQLPNPVMSDLSMVRYLGYADLPESAPLRERLRSEARDELDHGIHLIVVQGADGSLVVGDSHIYAPTPEPFSSAAVDAAILRQFAALFGGALPVVERWTGTYASGPDHSIIHEPLPGVRLVVVTSGTGASTGFALAEDVVSSIFED from the coding sequence ATGTTCGCCCATCCGCCGCCTGACCTTGCCATTGTCGGGGCCGGGATCGTCGGCCTGGCCCATGCGCTTGCGGCGGCAAAGAAGGGAAAGCGGGTCCTTGTCGTCGATCGCGACGCGCAGGCAAACGGAGCCTCGATACGCAATTTCGGCTTTGTCACCGTGACCGGACAGCAGCGCGGGCGGGTGTGGGCTCTCGCGCGCCGCAGCGCCGCGATCTGGCGCGACATCGCCCCGCGCGCCGGAATCTCGATCGAGCAGCAGGGATTGCTGATGGTTGCACAGCGCGCCGAAGCCGCCATCGTGATCGACGCCTTTGCCGCTACCGAGATGGGCGAGGGCTGCGAACGCCTGACAGCCGCACAGGCACGCCGCCACTGTCCTGAACTGAGCGGCGAAATCACCGCGGCGCTGCTGTCCAGCGCGGACCTGCGGGTAGAGTCGCGCAGCGCCATCCCCCTGCTGGCAAAATGGCTGCACGACGCCTGGGATGTGCGCTTCATCCGGGGCGTCGCCGCCAGCCGGATCGAGCCGGGCGCGATCATTTTGAGCAACGGCGAGCGCATCGTGGCGCCTCGCATCATCGCCTGCCCCGGCGACGACTGGTCTAGCCTCTTCCCTGCTTCCTTTGCGGAGGCGGGCATTACACGCTGCCAGTTGCAGATGCTCCGCCTGGCCCCGCCTGGATGGCAGTTGCCCAACCCGGTGATGAGCGACCTCTCGATGGTGCGCTATCTGGGTTACGCCGATCTGCCGGAATCCGCTCCGCTTAGAGAACGCCTCCGGAGCGAAGCGCGCGATGAACTGGATCACGGCATCCATCTGATCGTGGTGCAAGGCGCGGATGGATCGCTCGTCGTCGGGGACAGCCACATCTATGCGCCGACCCCGGAACCCTTCTCGTCCGCAGCCGTCGACGCAGCGATCCTGCGCCAGTTCGCCGCGCTGTTCGGCGGTGCGCTACCCGTCGTCGAGCGGTGGACGGGCACTTATGCCAGCGGTCCCGACCACAGCATCATACACGAGCCGTTGCCCGGCGTACGGCTGGTGGTGGTGACGAGTGGCACGGGCGCTTCGACCGGCTTCGCGCTGGCGGAGGATGTGGTTTCTTCAATCTTCGAGGACTGA
- the phnX gene encoding phosphonoacetaldehyde hydrolase, with product MESRFPFPDALRAVIFDWAGTMIDFGSRAPVIALCQTFAEHGVPITEAEAHEDMGRAKWDHIARLLAKPRIAQAWSETKGSEATPQDARILFEAIGPAMIEAARECAILVPGAAEVACGLQRAGVKVGSCTGYTRAMMEAILPYAAEQGYRPDHVVCAGETPEGRPSPLMAWKNLVELGAWPAYACVKVDDTEVGIAEGRAAGMWTVGVAASGNEIGLTAQALTMLPPDERQRLIARATDRLMTAGAHLVIATVADLPEALGHLPIGSPLDVRVP from the coding sequence ATGGAATCCCGTTTTCCCTTTCCCGACGCCCTCCGGGCGGTGATCTTTGACTGGGCCGGCACGATGATCGATTTCGGCAGCCGGGCGCCGGTGATCGCACTATGCCAGACCTTCGCCGAACATGGCGTGCCGATCACCGAGGCGGAAGCGCACGAGGACATGGGCCGGGCGAAGTGGGATCATATCGCCCGCCTGCTCGCCAAGCCGCGCATCGCCCAGGCCTGGTCGGAGACTAAGGGGAGCGAGGCGACGCCCCAGGACGCCCGAATACTGTTCGAAGCGATCGGTCCCGCTATGATCGAGGCCGCACGCGAATGCGCCATCCTGGTCCCCGGCGCGGCGGAAGTGGCGTGCGGCCTGCAACGTGCCGGCGTGAAGGTCGGCTCCTGCACCGGTTATACACGCGCAATGATGGAGGCGATCCTGCCTTACGCGGCGGAGCAGGGCTACCGGCCCGACCATGTCGTATGCGCCGGGGAAACGCCTGAGGGGCGTCCTTCTCCGCTCATGGCCTGGAAGAACCTTGTCGAACTGGGTGCCTGGCCCGCCTACGCCTGTGTCAAGGTCGATGACACCGAGGTCGGCATCGCCGAAGGCCGGGCGGCGGGCATGTGGACGGTCGGGGTGGCGGCCAGCGGCAACGAGATCGGCCTGACCGCTCAGGCGCTCACCATGCTGCCGCCAGACGAACGGCAAAGGCTAATCGCACGCGCGACCGATCGGCTGATGACGGCGGGAGCCCATCTGGTCATCGCCACCGTGGCCGACCTGCCCGAGGCGCTGGGCCATTTGCCGATAGGTTCTCCGCTGGATGTGCGGGTTCCGTGA
- a CDS encoding YbaK/EbsC family protein, with the protein MSLESVKAFMAAHAPDIEILETQASTATVAEAAAAHGVEPAQIAKTLSLRVGERVVLLVTAGDARLDNGKAKAAFGGKVKMLGREEVETITGHPVGGVCPFGLASALPVYCDESLRLFAVVIPAAGATNAALRIEPDRMAAITKAQWVNVCR; encoded by the coding sequence ATGAGTTTGGAAAGTGTGAAGGCGTTCATGGCTGCCCATGCCCCGGATATAGAAATCCTCGAAACGCAGGCCAGCACGGCGACGGTCGCTGAAGCGGCCGCCGCCCATGGGGTGGAACCCGCGCAGATCGCCAAGACGCTCTCCTTGCGGGTCGGCGAGCGCGTCGTGCTGCTGGTCACTGCGGGAGACGCGCGTCTCGACAATGGCAAGGCAAAGGCGGCGTTCGGCGGCAAGGTCAAAATGCTGGGCCGGGAAGAGGTCGAGACGATCACGGGACACCCTGTGGGTGGCGTCTGCCCGTTTGGCCTTGCATCGGCCCTGCCGGTCTATTGCGATGAAAGCCTGCGCCTGTTTGCCGTCGTCATTCCGGCGGCGGGCGCCACGAACGCAGCTTTGCGGATCGAGCCTGACCGGATGGCCGCGATCACCAAAGCCCAATGGGTCAATGTTTGCCGGTGA
- a CDS encoding DUF5690 family protein, translating to MFERIGKAPRTTIVSLGAGAAAAFCAYFSMYAFRKPFAAATFADQPALLLDLDYKTTLLIAQVLGYALSKLIGIRMIAEFGRTGRAGAILTLIGISWLALILFGAVPAPWNIGFLFLNGLPLGMIWGLVFSYVEGRRASEAMGALLCASFILSSGVVKSVAILVMDWGVGEFWMPAVTGALFFPLLLLSLWLLERMPPPDDRDIAERTARVPMRARERASFLRNHGVAMLLLVSGYVLLTAIRDFRDNFAAELWIAMGQGGIASVFSTSELPVMIVALTALGALTLIRDNMRALLAMHGIILIGALLLGLSTLAFQHGWLAPFSYMILTGAGLYLAYTPFNAMLFDRMIAALGHVGNAGFLIYIADSSGYVGSVALLLYRSLAAPSMDWLSFYISCAYLTAIAVAVLTVCSAAWFHFHVGKHHVRPSAA from the coding sequence GTGTTTGAACGAATCGGAAAAGCTCCGCGAACGACAATCGTTTCGCTCGGCGCGGGAGCCGCGGCGGCATTTTGCGCCTATTTCTCGATGTATGCCTTTCGCAAGCCATTCGCCGCGGCGACATTCGCTGACCAGCCCGCTCTACTCCTCGATCTCGATTACAAGACGACGCTGCTGATCGCCCAGGTTCTGGGCTACGCGCTATCCAAGCTGATTGGCATCCGTATGATCGCCGAGTTCGGGCGGACCGGGCGGGCGGGCGCTATTCTGACCCTGATTGGCATCTCCTGGCTCGCGCTCATCCTGTTCGGGGCCGTGCCCGCACCATGGAACATCGGCTTTCTGTTCCTGAACGGACTGCCACTCGGCATGATCTGGGGCCTGGTGTTCAGCTATGTCGAAGGGCGCCGCGCATCCGAGGCGATGGGCGCGCTGCTCTGCGCGAGCTTCATCCTCTCGTCGGGTGTCGTCAAATCGGTTGCGATCCTGGTCATGGACTGGGGCGTAGGAGAATTCTGGATGCCGGCGGTTACGGGGGCTCTCTTCTTTCCGCTTCTCCTGTTGTCGCTGTGGTTGCTCGAGCGGATGCCGCCCCCCGACGACCGCGACATCGCCGAGCGCACAGCGCGCGTCCCGATGCGTGCGCGGGAGCGTGCAAGTTTCCTCCGCAACCATGGCGTCGCCATGCTCCTGCTCGTATCGGGCTATGTTCTGTTGACCGCGATCCGGGACTTCCGCGACAACTTCGCGGCCGAGCTCTGGATTGCCATGGGCCAGGGTGGCATCGCTTCAGTATTCTCCACCTCCGAACTGCCAGTTATGATCGTCGCTCTGACCGCGCTGGGCGCGCTGACGCTCATCCGCGACAATATGCGGGCTCTGTTGGCCATGCACGGAATCATCCTGATCGGCGCGCTACTGCTGGGCCTCTCAACGCTGGCGTTCCAGCACGGATGGCTTGCGCCATTCTCCTATATGATCCTGACCGGCGCCGGACTCTACCTCGCTTATACGCCGTTCAACGCGATGCTGTTTGACCGCATGATCGCCGCACTCGGCCATGTGGGCAATGCTGGTTTTCTGATCTATATCGCGGACAGTTCGGGCTATGTCGGCAGCGTTGCTTTGCTTCTGTATCGAAGCCTGGCAGCCCCATCGATGGACTGGCTCTCCTTCTATATTTCTTGCGCCTATCTCACGGCCATCGCGGTGGCGGTGCTGACCGTCTGTTCGGCTGCCTGGTTCCATTTCCATGTCGGGAAACACCATGTTCGCCCATCCGCCGCCTGA
- the trmB gene encoding tRNA (guanine(46)-N(7))-methyltransferase TrmB has translation MTAYKSGDPTTLNRLYGRAKGKPLRAGQQDLVDHLLPQIAVPEEGEVSAERLFGQACPLHFEIGFGGGEHMAARADMLPDHGFIGAEPFLNGVAQALVHVSGDHGAHPPLANIRIHHGDALEVLRRIPDGALSFAYLLHPDPWPKARHAKRRMMNDGPVDLIAAKLKAGGEFRFGTDHPVYLAHALMIMRRHRHQFEWLAKEAKDFLVRPGGWPETRYEAKARAQGHEVWYFRWRRK, from the coding sequence ATGACCGCTTACAAGTCCGGCGACCCGACCACACTGAACCGTCTCTACGGCCGCGCCAAGGGGAAGCCCCTGCGCGCGGGACAGCAGGATCTTGTCGACCATCTGCTTCCGCAGATTGCCGTGCCCGAGGAAGGCGAAGTGTCGGCGGAGCGCTTGTTCGGGCAGGCATGCCCATTGCATTTCGAGATCGGCTTTGGCGGCGGCGAGCATATGGCAGCGCGCGCGGACATGCTGCCCGATCATGGATTTATCGGTGCCGAGCCTTTCCTCAACGGTGTCGCGCAGGCCCTGGTCCACGTCAGCGGCGATCATGGCGCGCACCCGCCGCTTGCCAATATTCGCATCCATCACGGAGACGCGCTGGAAGTCCTGCGCCGCATCCCCGACGGCGCCCTCTCCTTCGCCTATCTGCTCCACCCCGACCCCTGGCCGAAGGCGCGCCACGCGAAGCGGCGGATGATGAACGACGGTCCAGTCGATCTGATTGCAGCGAAACTAAAAGCCGGCGGGGAGTTCCGTTTTGGCACCGACCATCCCGTCTACCTCGCCCACGCGCTCATGATAATGCGGCGTCACCGCCACCAGTTCGAATGGCTGGCAAAGGAGGCGAAGGACTTTCTCGTCCGCCCGGGCGGCTGGCCCGAGACGCGATATGAAGCCAAGGCGCGCGCACAGGGGCATGAGGTCTGGTATTTCCGCTGGAGGCGTAAATAA
- the metK gene encoding methionine adenosyltransferase has translation MRNSFLFTSESVSEGHPDKVSDQISDSIVDLFLSKDSEARVACETLTTTQLVVLAGEIRCKGVYENGKWAPGALEEIEATVRKTVKEIGYEQDGFHWQTLRFENNLHGQSAHIAQGVDESGDKDEGAGDQGIMFGYASDETPDLMPATLDYSHKILERMAADRKSGKAPFLEPDAKSQVTLRYANERPVEATAIVVSTQHAPGYYWHNGEGDEAKYATLRDYVKSVVAEVLPAELLTANTVYHINPTGRFEIGGPDGDAGLTGRKIIVDTYGGASPHGGGAFSGKDPTKVDRSAAYITRYLAKNIVAAGLARRCTIQLSYAIGVAEPLSVYVDLHGTAANGVTEASLEQLIPQLVRLTPKGIRTHLGLNKPIYRQTAAYGHFGRQAHGDAFPWERTDLTDKLKAAFA, from the coding sequence ATGCGCAACAGCTTCCTTTTCACGTCCGAGAGCGTGTCCGAAGGTCACCCCGACAAGGTGTCGGACCAGATTTCGGATTCGATCGTCGACCTGTTCCTGTCGAAGGATTCCGAGGCGCGTGTCGCGTGCGAGACGCTGACTACCACCCAGCTTGTCGTGCTGGCGGGCGAGATTCGCTGCAAAGGCGTGTACGAAAATGGCAAATGGGCGCCCGGCGCGCTGGAAGAGATCGAGGCGACCGTCCGCAAGACGGTGAAGGAAATCGGCTACGAGCAGGATGGTTTTCATTGGCAAACGCTGCGCTTCGAGAATAACCTTCACGGCCAGTCGGCCCATATCGCGCAGGGCGTCGACGAAAGCGGCGACAAGGACGAAGGCGCCGGCGACCAGGGCATCATGTTCGGCTACGCCTCGGACGAGACACCCGACCTCATGCCGGCTACACTCGATTACAGTCACAAGATTCTGGAGCGCATGGCGGCGGACCGCAAGTCGGGCAAGGCGCCGTTCCTCGAGCCGGATGCGAAGAGCCAGGTCACGCTTCGTTACGCCAACGAGCGCCCGGTCGAGGCCACCGCGATCGTGGTGTCGACCCAGCATGCGCCCGGATATTACTGGCACAATGGTGAAGGCGATGAGGCAAAATATGCGACGCTTCGCGACTATGTGAAGAGCGTGGTTGCCGAGGTACTGCCCGCCGAACTGCTGACTGCCAACACTGTCTATCACATCAACCCGACCGGGCGCTTCGAGATCGGCGGGCCCGACGGTGATGCCGGGCTGACGGGGCGCAAGATCATCGTCGACACCTACGGGGGTGCGAGCCCGCACGGCGGCGGCGCGTTCAGTGGCAAGGACCCGACCAAGGTCGACCGCTCGGCCGCCTATATCACGCGTTATCTTGCCAAGAATATCGTTGCAGCAGGGCTCGCGCGACGTTGCACCATCCAGCTTTCCTATGCGATCGGCGTCGCCGAGCCGCTGTCGGTCTATGTCGACCTCCATGGCACGGCCGCCAACGGCGTGACCGAAGCATCGCTCGAACAGCTGATTCCGCAACTGGTCCGCCTGACGCCGAAGGGCATCCGCACCCACCTCGGCCTCAACAAGCCGATCTACCGGCAGACCGCCGCCTATGGGCATTTCGGCCGCCAGGCGCACGGCGACGCTTTTCCGTGGGAGCGCACGGACCTGACCGACAAGCTGAAGGCGGCCTTCGCCTGA
- a CDS encoding UTRA domain-containing protein codes for MRQSADMIPMEGTPGEAAGPQYLALRDQIAFNIEIGKLPAGSRLPSERQFQTSAGFARGTIRQALAQLEAEGLIYRRDRSGWYVSPPAITYDPTRWAGFMAYVTEQGRMPATITLAKSSINANAALADIFRVAPGSPLHVIERMRTIDGRPVLVERITVDPALAPGLLDHDLDGSLTQILKHKYGVVVARNRVDMRPCALAKEAAETLGTKPGAPSLMVVRTSFDEKGRVVEYDQEYWRHDAIRIHVDLSVRGELDA; via the coding sequence ATGCGACAAAGCGCTGACATGATCCCCATGGAGGGCACGCCGGGCGAAGCGGCCGGGCCGCAATATCTGGCGCTGCGGGATCAGATCGCGTTCAATATCGAGATCGGCAAGCTGCCGGCGGGTTCCCGGCTTCCGTCGGAGCGGCAGTTCCAAACCAGTGCCGGCTTCGCGCGGGGCACCATCCGGCAGGCGCTGGCGCAGCTCGAAGCCGAAGGGCTGATCTACCGTCGCGACAGATCAGGCTGGTATGTCTCCCCGCCCGCCATCACCTATGATCCCACGCGCTGGGCGGGCTTCATGGCCTATGTCACCGAACAGGGCCGCATGCCCGCCACGATAACGCTGGCCAAATCAAGCATCAACGCGAACGCCGCGCTGGCCGACATATTCCGCGTCGCCCCGGGTTCGCCGCTCCACGTGATCGAGCGGATGCGGACGATCGACGGAAGACCTGTGCTCGTTGAACGGATCACCGTCGATCCCGCGCTCGCGCCCGGCCTGCTCGATCACGATCTCGATGGCTCGCTGACGCAGATCCTCAAGCACAAATATGGCGTCGTCGTCGCGCGCAATCGTGTCGACATGCGGCCCTGCGCGCTGGCAAAGGAGGCCGCTGAAACGCTGGGCACCAAGCCGGGCGCGCCCAGCCTGATGGTGGTGCGGACGAGTTTCGACGAAAAGGGGCGCGTGGTCGAGTATGATCAGGAATATTGGCGCCACGACGCCATCCGTATCCACGTCGACCTGTCGGTACGCGGCGAACTGGACGCCTGA
- a CDS encoding TonB-dependent receptor, with translation MQSTRPSAVRSAFHLSASCAALAAACVPAIGHAEDAAPGETIVVTGQRLSTETAIGAKRTADNVVDVISADDLGKLPDANVADSLARIPGLSVIVNQDTGEGEYVTVRGLAGTYNAVSINGVRVAQTNPDSRDVSLTVLPPNGLAEVRVTKTLTPDLDGDAIGGTINFRTPTAFDFKDSTIIRLYGAAGINQQADKAGEKAGSYQIQGDFGTRFADDRFGIFVSANYGVSHGNGQETENDGEWEPYNWRKDAEEIIDESNMHLPGIDLDYRRLKQTRYGGNISLDYRGDATLLYLRGQYSRQEQRGTNDLTDYRNRPTARLTQVDIEDRNLAQPDAMIVGEDPVKGKIYGYTTAQIVDRDGDGRITDADTGTNGYWSLNGRSGVWNPKQFQFARNFETINLDQTLYTVNAGGSSQLGKLSLEYDLSYSGGERSNPDSYSISYGCDQCAWPLNATGIDWVSSNPRFPKAGLPAFARFVETDSSLLLFDGASHERSKQTDNRIAFRLDGRYDVGGVLDHVKVGAKFMRSKRKYDSTRLYDGDFAGTPLDGLNLDQSGLVEKEVTSMLGGQYYYGDVFSREAVIAAIRAAEQVNPFAPDDTDQLADDKRSTEKVYAAYALANFDFDTLRVIVGTRMERRETHNVFWSDDGANSGFDTTDRGYTVLLPSVNAIWRPSPKATVRAAIWTGYSPPEYGYISAGQSVTREPGTGEIIAISRGNPDLKAARALNLDLSAEYYPDSSSIISATAYYKRIRNFIFTNGSEVPATTPNGSIEITQPQNGETAKVYGMEFNFIKSLQGLPEPFDGFGIEANLTVQHSEAETGLPYRKGRPIRLINTPHLMYNAALTFQKYGIEAKLSYNYRGKFIEDMRDNAVDKWVRPNKSLDFHSRFHLTDQFAVDFDVANILGGWKYWTTKGDNPSYMKDYMEPGRTFLMRASYVF, from the coding sequence ATGCAATCGACCAGGCCGTCGGCCGTGCGCTCAGCCTTTCACCTATCCGCGTCCTGCGCCGCGCTTGCGGCAGCCTGCGTCCCTGCAATCGGCCATGCCGAAGATGCAGCGCCGGGCGAGACTATCGTCGTTACCGGTCAGCGGCTCAGCACAGAAACCGCGATCGGCGCCAAACGAACCGCGGATAATGTCGTGGACGTCATATCGGCGGACGATCTGGGCAAGTTGCCCGATGCCAATGTGGCAGACTCGCTCGCACGCATCCCAGGGCTCTCGGTGATCGTCAACCAGGACACCGGTGAGGGGGAATATGTCACGGTACGCGGGCTCGCGGGCACCTATAATGCGGTGTCGATCAATGGCGTACGCGTCGCGCAAACCAACCCCGACAGCCGCGACGTATCCCTGACCGTTCTCCCCCCCAACGGCCTTGCCGAGGTCCGCGTGACCAAGACGCTCACACCCGACCTGGATGGCGATGCCATTGGCGGCACCATCAATTTCCGGACGCCGACCGCCTTCGATTTCAAGGATTCCACGATCATCCGCCTTTACGGTGCCGCAGGCATCAACCAGCAGGCGGACAAGGCCGGTGAGAAGGCCGGTAGCTACCAGATCCAGGGCGACTTTGGTACCCGTTTTGCCGACGACCGCTTCGGCATTTTTGTTTCCGCCAATTATGGCGTGTCGCATGGCAATGGCCAGGAGACCGAGAACGATGGTGAGTGGGAGCCTTATAACTGGCGCAAGGACGCCGAAGAGATCATCGATGAAAGCAACATGCACCTTCCCGGCATCGACCTTGACTACCGGCGCCTCAAGCAGACCCGTTATGGCGGGAACATCTCCCTCGACTATCGCGGCGACGCGACCCTGCTTTACCTGCGGGGCCAGTATTCACGGCAGGAGCAACGCGGGACGAACGACCTCACCGATTATCGCAACCGCCCGACAGCGCGGCTGACCCAGGTCGACATCGAGGACCGCAACCTTGCGCAGCCCGATGCGATGATCGTCGGCGAAGATCCGGTCAAGGGCAAGATCTACGGCTATACCACCGCGCAGATCGTCGATCGCGACGGCGATGGGAGGATCACCGATGCCGACACGGGGACCAATGGATACTGGTCGCTGAACGGCCGCTCTGGCGTATGGAATCCGAAACAGTTCCAGTTCGCCCGCAATTTCGAAACGATCAATCTCGACCAGACCCTGTATACGGTCAACGCCGGTGGCAGCAGCCAGTTGGGCAAGCTGTCACTGGAGTATGATCTCAGCTATTCGGGCGGAGAACGAAGCAATCCCGACAGCTATTCGATCAGCTATGGCTGCGATCAATGCGCCTGGCCACTTAATGCGACAGGCATTGACTGGGTGTCGAGCAATCCCCGCTTTCCCAAGGCCGGGCTGCCCGCCTTCGCCCGCTTCGTCGAAACGGATTCCTCGCTTCTCCTCTTCGACGGCGCCTCGCACGAGCGCAGCAAGCAGACCGATAACCGCATCGCCTTCCGGCTGGACGGACGATATGATGTCGGCGGTGTGCTCGACCATGTGAAGGTGGGCGCCAAGTTCATGCGGTCGAAACGGAAATATGACAGCACCCGGCTATACGATGGCGACTTCGCCGGAACCCCGCTCGACGGGCTCAACCTCGATCAGTCGGGGCTGGTCGAGAAGGAAGTCACCAGTATGCTGGGCGGGCAATATTATTATGGCGACGTCTTTAGCCGGGAGGCCGTGATCGCGGCGATCAGGGCGGCCGAACAGGTCAATCCTTTCGCTCCCGACGACACGGATCAACTGGCGGACGACAAGCGGTCGACCGAGAAGGTCTACGCTGCCTATGCGCTGGCCAATTTCGATTTCGATACGCTAAGAGTGATCGTCGGCACCCGCATGGAACGCCGCGAGACGCATAATGTGTTCTGGTCGGACGATGGCGCCAACAGCGGTTTCGACACGACCGATCGCGGGTATACTGTCCTGCTTCCCAGCGTGAACGCCATCTGGCGCCCCTCGCCGAAAGCCACGGTGCGTGCCGCGATCTGGACGGGCTATTCCCCGCCCGAATATGGATATATCTCTGCCGGACAAAGCGTCACCCGCGAACCCGGGACTGGCGAGATCATCGCGATCAGCCGCGGCAATCCTGACCTCAAGGCGGCAAGGGCACTGAACCTCGATTTGTCGGCGGAATATTATCCCGATTCCTCGAGCATCATCTCAGCAACCGCCTACTACAAGCGCATCCGCAATTTCATCTTCACCAACGGCAGCGAGGTTCCGGCAACAACGCCGAACGGCTCGATCGAGATCACCCAGCCACAGAATGGTGAGACGGCCAAGGTCTATGGCATGGAGTTCAATTTCATAAAGTCGCTGCAAGGACTACCCGAGCCGTTCGACGGTTTCGGGATCGAGGCCAACCTGACCGTGCAGCACAGCGAGGCAGAAACGGGTCTGCCCTATCGAAAGGGGCGCCCGATCCGCCTCATCAACACACCGCACCTGATGTACAATGCGGCGCTGACGTTCCAGAAATATGGAATCGAGGCGAAGCTGTCCTACAATTATCGCGGCAAGTTCATCGAGGATATGCGCGACAATGCGGTCGACAAATGGGTCCGCCCCAACAAGAGCCTCGATTTCCACTCGCGCTTCCATCTGACCGACCAGTTTGCGGTCGATTTCGATGTCGCCAATATCCTTGGCGGCTGGAAATACTGGACCACCAAGGGTGACAACCCTTCCTATATGAAAGACTATATGGAGCCGGGCCGCACCTTCCTGATGCGCGCCAGCTACGTGTTCTGA